The sequence below is a genomic window from Plodia interpunctella isolate USDA-ARS_2022_Savannah chromosome 5, ilPloInte3.2, whole genome shotgun sequence.
CAACTCTAAGACTTAGAAACGACGacaagatttaataaaattaaatagtgagTTACctaatcaaataattaaaatccatATTGTTGAAATAGTCAACTGAACTTGACATAGAAAAggaaaaagatttaaaatatgctaTGACCGTATGTTTCGTTGATGCGTCAATCTGTAGTGCAATCAAGCACAGGCCCATTGACCCGATTACATGCCTCTTCGTCGATGCAGATTACACTAGTCCCTGTTTATTCATTACCACGGCCTGTTTTACATAGCAAACACAAATCATACGAGTGTTTAGACAGGCACCTAGTATGCAGCTGCCGTGCACTGCACTGCACAATTGCACCTTAGGTTTCGTATTCACGAGTGGAGCACTCGACTTGTATAAGAACGACATGTTTATTGTTTACGTTACCACAGATAATACAAATTAGTAACAAGCCTCAACGTTTGAATCTGCAGTagagttttaattatttagctCTAAATCTAACTCTTCAGATCTATCAGATTACTTTTCGATAGAATTGATATACTTTACACACACGATATGTATGGATGTGCCATCTGGGGGGACAGAATATATTGCGTCTTGCATTTCAGAGATATCCATAGTATTCTACCGCTAGTTTTGAGTCAAAACTTTTGACTCGATGTGTGATGTGCAACTTTGCGTTCAATTATTCACAAGAAAGTGAGGAGGTGAAGTATTCAAAATAGTATGCTTTGATCGACcgtatttctaaattttataacttgtGAAACATTAAGTTATTAACGTACACAAGAGTCGAAGTAATTaacgtattataaaaattataaagagttaCGATAACAGTTTAATGGCACGTTACGCAAGTAGGGTTTATTTCAAGTGtagatttcaattaaattaccGGTACAAGATTAACTTCCTTAGAAAACCTTGGTAACTTTCATGAAATATAGGTAAGTTATGATAATTATGTCTTTGATTTTTTAgctaaatttgttaaaatatttttgagtctCTCCATTATaagcaaacaaaatatttatttacacttaaaTTACGATTATTTTCTGAAactccatattttaaattagcaACATTAGCgtctaatacatatatagaaagtAAAGATACAATGTTTCTTTTCTAGCTTAGctgtatatttcttatttaccTTGCTAATTTTGCTCTTCTTCTAAGACAGCAGATGACAGTGAGGGCTAAAAGTGGAAAGCCGAAAATGCACGAGACAATCGGCACCACAATCGATTCTGGGGTGACTGAAACAATACATCATTTGTATTTTCTATAGACATTAGACACGGCTACTAATCTCGTCTCTATGGGcaggtaataaaaattaacgtaGCGTGTAATTGATCGCGCGTATACCATAAGGTGGTGTTAACAGTGGATGAACAGTTCAGTTTAACAGTTTCATTATATTGACACTACAATATTGTGCATAAAACTAGCAATACATTGACAGAAATTAATATCAAGACagaatctgaaaaatatcatgatCGAAAAGAAGAGCACGTTGTAGGCAAAAGAAAGAGACAAGGCGAGGAAAGACGTTTGGTCTTCTTAACCGACACGTCAACtgtatgaaatatttgattgaaGAAGAAGATGGAAAGCAAAAAATGACTATCATGGATGAGGTTGTTTCGTATAGTGAGGTAAAATCTATGTTAGATGACAGATGGAAAAGGgaaatgctccaccgacaaaagaaaaaatcttaaccatggaattagtagatactccgTTTCTAAACAGCTTGATGGAACTTTACTAATATATAACgactgtatttaataaaaaaaatgtttctgataaaatataagaaacaaAAGGGTAAATGGCAACCCATTCATCAAAACGATGAAATAATCGGTCCCATGGGAGGTACGGCGAGGTTTTATGTTCTATTGGCCGAGGAAAAGTCGtttcaaaagaaaacaaattattgcCAATGGCTTCACCAAATGAAAACCATTACAGTAACAGGTTCTGCAGATGTGTATCAAGAGACGAGCGAATAGCTGTGAAACTCATTGgtagtttaatataaactagatatacctacttatatcgCTTTATGGCAGCACAGATGTactaagttaattaaatattgacgatttagtttaattaattatattgtaatgtaaaattttagcaaaaaaacatacataataatcaaaaaatactcgttttaaaaataatgagatgatcgaatcattgttattataagtattttgattaaaaaagaTCTCGATTCATAGGAACTGAAAATAATAGATTCGgactaaaatgttttgtaatatacatCTTACGAGACGACGAAAATgcgaaaattgtaattattactactactactactattaatttcaaaaatattaacaagtaagtaaaatttaaaaaaaaaaggattgtTATAATACCTAAGTTATTATAAAGCGATGCCTCTTTggatgttaaaaataaaaaatcatggtCCTCCTATTCGCattacgtaaataaaatattcctttATGAAGTCGATTTGGCCGTTTCAGTATGAAACGGGTAgtggttataataaaatgcagACATACCAGTAGGATAGATAATGATGGGAGTGGGTCGCTTGTTGCCATTGGCGCTGGGCTTAGCTACTCCGTTTGGAGAAGTGGTCGGCGTGGGGCCGGTGGTGGAGACCCCGAACCGCTGCAGAAGCCCCAGCGGGTCCATCGTTGTCGTTCGCGTCATCGTTACCAAGTTATCTATAAGGAAATGCCAAAAATTTCTGAGAGATATACGTTTATATCTGCTATCTAATTTcatgtaggtacttaggttAAATCTGTAACAGAAGGCGATTGCTAGTTCAATTAGTGTAGCTAAATCTTCTCAGGGGGACGTaacgaaagaaaatatttgttggtGTAATCCGCTTGGTTACCACCATCATGCTACAGcgtcaaatattatttcagtttaaaatacatttcaaattatgtCGATTCGTCGATAGAGGcaattgtgattttattaagtaagtaacgattaaagtttttgttattaacgAGAGTAATATTATTCAGTTCACTATATTAGCGtctaagaaaattaattaaaaagaaaattaagttttccaagtaattattttatggaaatagGTTCATGTCTACTTGTCAAAGCTCGCAGACGCGCAGTCGAGAGGCCTGGCTTCGCAGTCCTCGACGATTTGAAGATGTGTTATCAACTTTTAATGAGGGTGTCACAAACCCTCGggtaatgataaaatttatgtaaaacaatGATCCCGTTGTTCAGACAAACTTTTGCCTTCTGTATCTGAGCGACATCAGCTGCACGTGACGTTGCGGGTCAAAAATGAATAAGTTCATACGATCGGAGAATTATGTTTCTTCCTTTTTCTGCCATGCTAACAGTAAAATGAAGCGATTGATCTCCACAAAATAGGTACTACAGTCGGAAGTCAAATATCTTAAAGTCAAGAAGCTATAAATCTGCAGATGTTTGCTCTTACTTAGTTCAAAGTGAAATGTCTTTGTGTAAGGGAATATCAGGATATGATAGATATAATAGAATGTTTTACCATAAAACTTGGTTCTTgatttcagatattttattacattttatgaacTGATACTTAGATTTGCATTCGATATGCCCATGAAGCGAGTTTCATATCGCAACGTAACGTACATAAAAGTACTTCAGATATAATTACTTTGTACCTCATTTTCTTTGTATATCTGattctgaaatttattttgttataattttataaaattattttttttataaaaactaaagctttttataaaaagcttTTCAACGATTTtcataatataggtactacctacctaccttctTGCAACAAATCTCTGCCTACAGTGAAGAGAGAGCATCTGTTTTGTTAATCGGATTTGCATGTATTGTGCTCGTGTGGAGCTGGTGCACTCCCAAAGCCTCTTATCCTTTGCAAGATTTAAGGGATTCAGGggtattaattacaaattaatgcaGCTTAAAccctaaaatgtataatatgtagtgGTGTTGTAGTGGTTAAGACGTTCGCCTGTATAGCCAAAGGTAGGTACTATGTTCGAGTCCTACTCGtgtgtgccacatgagtttctaTCCCAATCTGACTTTGTATACTAGATGGTATGTGTAGAAGTATTGATATTGCTTGTTTTTGAAGAAACCTATACTCTAGTTTATCAGccagtgtgtgaaatggagaagacaagtGACAAATACTCCAGGAAGTTGTACATTCCAACACTTTCTGTCGTGAGAAATAAGACtatacttaaaaattgtaatatgtacgtggagaagaaaaacattttttttgtgtatctGTAAAAAAACCATAGTTAtttcacattatttacaattctaAAGACAAGTCCTAGAACTTTCAACCTAAACAAAGCTTTTCAggttctatttttgtttaaatgagAATTTTCTGAAGCAAAACTTTTGCTGGCTGCAATCTCCAacgaacataataaaaatgaatgatttttaaaagtgagtatttctatatagttatttaagcAATTCAGACACCATTTTTCATTGACAAGTAAATTTTAGCgctatattttgatttattaatatttgtagacATTTTTTCCATAACGTTGGTGTTTTTGGGCAGTAGCGTAAACAGAGAATAAGTATTAAATGACATTacattgacattaatttttttcagatttatgcaaaactgtcatttttattgcatGATTGAATTACTATGTATTGACACAATTTAGGTCAGTAACTATATTGAGTCATGCGAAAATTGAGTTATGAAATTTTCAGATGGCGCTTTTAGCGCTTAGTACTAGCAACCAATGCAATGTTTCGGGGCTGAGCTGAAACTATAGAAAGAAATAGCGTTCATCTATTAATACGATTTCTGTAGTTGAGATCATCCGCAAAATATAGCACCCGAGGATGGAATATCGGAATACAAAAAGGCTTTTAGtcgatttttagttttataaatgtatgataTTTCGCCAGTTAATCTTATTTTCACaagttacatatatatatatatatatatatggtatAATTATATCAAGTAAGTTCTACAGATACGAATGTGTGGAGAAAATTAAGGGAGGCTTAAGAAGgcttaaaaaaatctagtaaagcaagtacctacctagcCCTTTATTAGATTAGTATAttgctttattaaaataacatatgtaTGGTTCACCGTtgccaacatttttttatttattgcctttattaaatacatatctaCTCTATAGACAGGggtttatagaaaaataatgtttgccTAGTGaacctatattataaaacaggaCATGCATGAATAcgaaatttaagaaataaatctaaggttattaaattaaaataaattactttcacctaatatatattaaagaaaatatcagTAATATCTTATTATGTGGTTTGAGAATGCCTATTCCaggacccactgctggggcactggccttatAATGGTCATGCACAACCATTACCGATAGCCGAACCCGATGCTTATTACTAAATTGCCAAAAGAgcaaattattactattacattttttataacctaTTTAACAAAGACGCATCAAAATCGAATCTAGTAGTCAGATCCCATATTTTGAATTGCAGCATGCACTGGGCTGGCAACTGAAAGGCTTTACATGCCATTGTCGACTTACCGTTGCACAGTTTGGCTGAGTTATGCACTCGTTTCGTTAGTTACGGAAGCATTATTACAAGACTCATAATTCAAGTGGAAACTGATCATTTGAAACTATAATTCGTATAATTTTCTTACTAAATGTACGTCGTATGTTTCGCTCACGAGTGTACAGGTAATTCGGGATCAGGCAAGGGGCGAGCACCCCGGAGCTCGCCCGATGGAGGACTGAAGCCCGCACGTCGCCGCTCCTCTGAAACTGAAACATTTCGGACAAACTCCACGACAATGATCTCTCTTATTTCATCGCTGGATACAGTTGAGTATGACAGCGTTTAAAATGCACTTTATTATAGCCtaatgcaattttattattatttcgcgCCTTTCGACAAAAAGGCCAGAGGTCCGATTACTTAGTACTATTGTGTTGCCACTTGTCACTATTGTTAGATTTCGTTCTCTAttgttagattttaaaatgcgattttttatagtaatgcAGTGTGCAAGGGCCCGATGTTGTTAATAATTCCATCGACGTACTACAACAAAGGCCGGTGCACGCCTATTGCGTAGGTAAcgcaaatgtttttttgtgtgGAATCGCGCAAACTGTGTAGACGCGTCCGTTACAATTCCATAGGTACAACGCACACGCATACGCCTTAACCTTTCGGTGTGCATCTGCTTTAAATCAACGTTTAAGAATTTCTAAAGAACCTAGGTACTTGGTTTTGATGGGGCGGTAGCACCTATGGTATGCTGTTATGTTTGATATGGTATGCACGTTGTGTCAGGTACTACCATTTGTGCTCGGAATAAAAATCTCTgcatttacattaaaatgggcgttaaatataaaattgggTCTGTGTGAGTGAACTGTCCAGCAACTACGCACAATATGTCAGCGCTGGCTTTATACCGAGTCCCTAGGCTCACTCCTTCGCTTCATTAGCTCTCATTTTCGTCACTCTGGGACGCGTTCTTAAgcaaatctatttatttatttaatgtaaggCACACTTAcagtgtttttaatattttattatagtaagaAAAGTTGTACTTATAGTATTATGCCAGAATAGCTCTAAAAACTTAGTGATATTTAACTGCAGCATAAAACAGTTGCAGATCGCTTAAGGGATTCATCGTCCCGTGCTTTTAATgatttctatttaatatttcctcTGTATTTCTTGTTATCTAGTAGATCCAATCTCGTAAAAACGCAGAACGGTTATTCAGAAATCATAATGGATTCGAATCGAAGCGAAAtagttaaaaaactttttctttaaaattgtttgacatttatttatgataagaaaatgaaaaattattacaggAACAAGTCCATTTCCTTAAATATTCATTGCTGTTGTAATGAGTTTCGCCAAAATTCATTgctgtataataaataatgttgtctGAAGATAAATACAATTAGGTATAAGGCACTCTCTATCAAGGCAGGCTAGGCTGGAACATTAAATCgaagtattatatttaaacaattgtGCAGTGTTTTTGGAAAGGTTAATGTTATATTGATGATATCCTCTTTACTAATAAAACGTACCCTGTAAATTGCACAACAGACAAAATAATGCATACGGAAGAAATAACATTTACTAATGTACTCGTTGTTCTACGAATTAATTTGACAGTTCCATTTTCACACGACATATCCCACAGATTTTGGCAATGGTTCAATTTATTGCTCTTCTCTCGAGTTTTGACCTGCATGTAATTCTACTAGATAATCTGAGGATTGAACAATGGCAATCCAAATACGAAAAATATGTCAGCCAGCGAGGCGTGTGATATGAATGTATAATCAAGACATAGGGTTGTGTCAAAGCCAAGTTTGTAAAGATGACAAAGGTGatcaaacacattttatacACAAAGATATTGAGAACACAGGATCAAAAATTCGTATTGAATAGGAGATAAATCAAACATCTGTTAtcgtttttaatttagatagagttgttgttttttaataaaagcttCTAAAAGTAAAacgattttaaaacaaatctaAACAAATATCTTCCCCTTTCTGAATATTTCCTgttacagatttatttttaagagttTCTCGATAAACTTATTAGTGTTAGGAATGtcgtttatttacatatttcagaTTTGTGTTCTTTTTCCCATTTACCTACATTATTGTATGTAAGAAAACGTGTTTTATGATCAtatctattaattaatattttacattacatgGATTTACTGTTACATGGATTTTCTTTCGACTTTtagatattatgttatattacttCATAAAATTACGCAAAAGAGTTTGGTATTTTTAGTGACGGAAACGTCTATGAATAAATAGCAGTACCTATTTGACAAATATACGGAACTCGTGGCTGCTTTAATTTCGTAACTGTAAGtatttacttaagtatattattatatttatgaaagtaATCTTAATCGTTACGGGAATGGAGCTACCAGCTATGGAGCTACCATTCAAATTTTACTAAGTTACATCTGCAAAAGTTGTTGTTAATCTACTTATGTGATTGTGCTGTGCTAATGAACTGAttgaagattttattgatttcctTCTAAACTTATTTTGAACTGTGTTTATGTTGTAcctttgtatttaattataactgtACATCAAAAATAAGCAAGGTAGATAAGTACAGAAAAGGTAGAAAAGAATAATATCGTCTTACAAAagccttaaaaataatacgctTGGTTCTGGTAGCAGGCAGGACGCGTCGACGACGTGGTTTTAAATAATCACAAGACAAAAGGATCGAGTATATTCAGCTTCTGACAAAAGGGCTTACGAAATTGTTTTCGATATGAAATGTTAAGTCGATGTGACGGATATGTTCAAAGGGCGCAAattgatacatatataaaattgaagtgTATTTGATGTATATGACTGAATACCATTTAAAATGATCAGTTTGACCTCAGAATTAgtagatatttaaaacaatattattataagaaaagcTATGAGTAAGGAATATATTTAGTAGGAGGATTCATTAAATGTGTTTAGTTTAACTTTAATATACGTTATCTCAGAAATTCGTGTACTTGTATTTTCACATCGAACTTTGCCCTCATCTCTTCTAGCTTTACAGATACGTATCTGCGAGCTGGTAACCCTATAGTAAAGCTAGATTAATAGAAAGAACCTAATTTATAATCACGGTTTCTTAAAATGTACCTTCTAATCTAGTACTTAGCCAACCAATTGCGAGTGGCTTTGTAACGTTGGTGTTTGCAGAATTTCTAATTCCTTTAATGTAAGCGTCTGCACGCGGGATATTCTGAGGACGGTTGACGGGCAACGCAACGAGAAGCAAACCATATAATAGGGTTATAATAGTAAGTGCCTTCCCCCATACCCCGGTAATGCTTTGTTATCAGCGAGTGTGTATTACGCTATTATCAAAGGATTACCAGCTACACACTTCCTTTAGTGTTGCAACTATTTGCGCCCCGGAGCTCCGAGGTAATGAgattttcaggataaaattATCCTTTTGTTATACTTGAGTTTCGtgatataggtattatagaCATTAATCCAGTAAATTTATGATTGAGACTTCTTAAATCAGGTCACAAGTCAGGGAATCTGTTTTGTGTTGAGGTCACTCCAAGATAGCAATTTTAGCAGTATATAATTAAGATAAGTAAGAGATACGACAtgctatataatttaatatttacatgaaattgACATGAATTGGTTCGGAGTATTATAATAAGtcgatatattataattgaaattaacatattatatttttaataccgaCATTGTATTGAAATctacatacaaatttaaaaaaacagttaCCGTGCACCTTAATACCCGACGGGGTTGGAGATTTTCAACTGAATTTATGTCATTCGCCTGTGACAGGTCGAAATTCTCTTATAAGTTGGG
It includes:
- the LOC128670182 gene encoding uncharacterized protein LOC128670182 isoform X1 — protein: MFQFQRSGDVRASVLHRASSGVLAPCLIPNYLYTRERNIRRTFNNLVTMTRTTTMDPLGLLQRFGVSTTGPTPTTSPNGVAKPSANGNKRPTPIIIYPTVTPESIVVPIVSCIFGFPLLALTVICCLRRRAKLARERARRRNCELDRGELSVVRLSPVKCKPRAVSLTRSPRPPPTLELDTVLEERSDPEQTTISQVEVTPDREVGAILFSAVGAMGTAAAAAVCARDS